From Chryseobacterium shandongense, the proteins below share one genomic window:
- the mobA gene encoding conjugal transfer protein MobA, with the protein MDKNNKSKQNKGGRTPKADPSIHRHVFRLTDEENAKFLSLFEASGMTNKAKFIISLLFGKEMKSVKIDKGTIDFYMRLTAFYSQFRSVGVNYNQIVKLLYKSFSEKKAAAFLYKLEKQTAEMAMLCQKIIQLTEEFHTNYLKK; encoded by the coding sequence ATGGATAAGAACAATAAAAGTAAACAGAATAAGGGTGGACGAACGCCGAAAGCCGACCCCAGCATCCACCGCCATGTTTTCCGTCTTACTGATGAAGAAAACGCCAAATTTTTATCGCTTTTTGAAGCATCGGGAATGACCAATAAAGCGAAGTTTATCATTTCCCTATTGTTTGGTAAGGAGATGAAGTCGGTTAAAATTGATAAAGGAACAATTGATTTTTATATGCGATTGACTGCTTTTTATAGCCAGTTCCGTTCCGTAGGCGTGAACTATAATCAGATTGTAAAGCTGTTGTACAAGAGTTTTTCCGAGAAAAAGGCAGCAGCATTCCTGTATAAACTGGAAAAGCAGACAGCAGAAATGGCAATGTTATGCCAAAAAATTATTCAGTTAACCGAGGAATTTCATACGAATTATTTGAAAAAATAG